In Archangium violaceum, the following are encoded in one genomic region:
- the fabZ gene encoding 3-hydroxyacyl-ACP dehydratase FabZ, with product MRYVLLDRISELQPPERALGVKCVSLADDVFVDHFPGHPVMPGALILESLAQLGGVLLEATMRTRGRSDLHALLVSVERAKFRRLVRPGDKMLLEAKGLTASEDGGQVRAFARVDEQLVAEAELTFAFAQVKHASLIAKRREVLNVWLHGSSEEP from the coding sequence ATGCGCTACGTGCTGCTGGACCGGATCTCCGAGCTTCAACCGCCCGAGCGGGCCCTGGGCGTCAAGTGCGTCTCGCTCGCCGATGACGTCTTCGTCGACCATTTCCCGGGGCACCCGGTGATGCCCGGCGCGCTCATCCTCGAGTCGCTCGCGCAGCTCGGCGGCGTCCTGCTGGAGGCGACGATGCGCACGCGGGGCCGCTCGGACCTGCACGCGCTGCTGGTGTCGGTGGAGCGCGCCAAGTTCCGGCGGCTCGTCCGGCCGGGGGACAAGATGCTCCTGGAGGCGAAGGGGCTCACCGCGAGCGAGGACGGCGGCCAGGTGCGGGCGTTCGCCCGAGTGGACGAGCAGCTCGTCGCCGAGGCCGAGCTGACGTTCGCCTTCGCGCAGGTGAAGCACGCCTCGTTGATCGCCAAACGCCGCGAGGTCCTCAACGTGTGGCTCCACGGCTCCTCGGAGGAGCCGTGA
- a CDS encoding beta-ketoacyl-[acyl-carrier-protein] synthase family protein: MSARRVFIRGVGVVSALGRDWPSTADALAAGRSAIGPITHFDVEGFPCTVGAPVLDPELDGPDRRMGLARRAAREAWTRAGVSVAPERLGVFIGAESGRATLATVCELARAAGGGRTFEHLRFGARAPALAERIDASVVSPAAVASALAGEWDARGPAQTVSLACASGSAAIIEAVRALRLGLCDVALCGGVGADVDPLMLAGFGHLGILSAKGCSRPFDARRDGFVVGEGAAMVVLSVERGEARAEIAGVGRSLDAYNLTAPDPEGDGARRAMSAALRDAGVETVDYVQAHGTSTPLNDPVEAKALRAVLGDGLTRARVGSVKGALGHWVAGAGALGLVCAYEAVVGGRMLPSAGLETPDPDCELPHVMGEAVHQEAGTALVNAFAFGGANTSLVVRRLA; the protein is encoded by the coding sequence GTGAGCGCCCGGCGCGTCTTCATCCGCGGGGTGGGCGTGGTCTCCGCCCTGGGCCGGGACTGGCCTTCCACCGCGGACGCGCTGGCGGCGGGGCGGAGCGCCATCGGACCCATCACTCATTTCGATGTGGAGGGCTTTCCCTGCACCGTCGGCGCTCCCGTGCTCGACCCGGAGCTCGACGGGCCGGACCGACGGATGGGGCTGGCCCGGCGCGCGGCGCGGGAGGCCTGGACGCGGGCGGGTGTATCCGTCGCGCCGGAGCGGCTCGGGGTCTTCATTGGCGCGGAATCTGGACGGGCCACGCTCGCCACGGTGTGCGAGCTGGCTCGGGCGGCGGGGGGGGGACGGACGTTCGAGCACCTCCGCTTCGGTGCTCGGGCTCCCGCGCTCGCGGAGCGGATCGATGCCTCGGTGGTGTCTCCGGCGGCGGTGGCTTCGGCACTGGCGGGGGAGTGGGACGCGCGGGGCCCGGCGCAGACCGTGTCCCTGGCCTGCGCCTCCGGTAGCGCGGCCATCATCGAGGCGGTGCGGGCGCTCCGGCTCGGCCTCTGCGACGTGGCCCTGTGCGGCGGTGTGGGCGCGGACGTGGATCCGCTGATGCTGGCGGGTTTCGGACACCTGGGCATCCTGAGCGCCAAGGGGTGCTCGCGCCCCTTCGATGCTCGCAGGGATGGCTTCGTGGTGGGCGAGGGCGCCGCCATGGTGGTGCTCTCCGTCGAGCGCGGCGAGGCACGGGCGGAGATCGCCGGAGTGGGGCGCTCGCTCGATGCCTACAACCTCACCGCGCCGGACCCCGAGGGGGATGGTGCACGGCGGGCCATGTCGGCCGCGCTGCGGGACGCGGGGGTGGAGACGGTGGACTATGTGCAGGCGCATGGCACCTCCACGCCGCTCAATGATCCCGTCGAGGCGAAGGCGCTCCGCGCGGTGCTCGGGGACGGCCTGACGAGGGCGCGCGTGGGCAGCGTGAAGGGGGCGCTGGGGCACTGGGTGGCCGGTGCCGGGGCGCTCGGGCTCGTCTGCGCGTACGAGGCGGTGGTGGGCGGGCGGATGCTGCCCAGCGCGGGGCTCGAGACGCCGGATCCGGACTGCGAGCTCCCGCATGTGATGGGAGAAGCCGTGCACCAGGAGGCCGGGACCGCGCTGGTGAACGCATTCGCCTTCGGCGGGGCGAACACCAGCCTTGTGGTCCGGAGGCTCGCATGA
- a CDS encoding radical SAM protein has translation MDCTTCGPTPTPRKDRPHTFLLHEMSRCPTCRTEVEGRVVLRDEQVYSLQHCNTCGPSELRISNDAKAYIQSFLARGEVPEGLQGDHIFKHTTSTCPHCLSLVRAEVVIREGQVFFKKTCEKCGPSEALVSEDAKYYVKAYSFARAGTEPLKFAAEVKHGCPTDCGTCGDHEQHTCLPIVEITDHCNLECPICIVNNQYANHLDPEVFRSMVDTLVRNEGQCESIALSGGEPTSHPKLFELIEIANRPEIGRVVVITNGLRLGRDRAFAERLKETGAYVGLQFDGFTADTHEKIRGRDLCKEKAAALAMIKELKLPTQLIFVATRGANEHQIGQMVELFLSEDHFLSLNFQPAAFTGFGGGRFPHDPMDRLTIPGVIKAIEEQTQGKLKMSDFSPLPCSHPQCVSLTYLLRMDDGSYMPFGRFVDFKQHGTLLRSSATLGASPEIHDALSDVIHDVFARQDEVERGPEVLKALRRSLDVMFPDRPVSAKEAVRIGEQQAKSIFLHHYMDRHDFDLERLRKCCHHYPQVDGRIMPACGFNMFHRGAAKGPETPTAPWGKKPWSMPLPVLP, from the coding sequence ATGGACTGCACCACCTGCGGACCCACGCCCACGCCTCGGAAGGACCGGCCCCACACCTTCCTCCTGCACGAGATGTCCCGGTGCCCGACCTGCCGGACCGAGGTGGAAGGCCGCGTCGTCCTGCGCGACGAGCAGGTCTACTCGCTCCAGCACTGCAACACGTGTGGCCCGTCGGAGCTGCGCATCTCCAACGACGCGAAGGCCTACATCCAGTCGTTCCTGGCTCGGGGCGAGGTGCCGGAGGGACTCCAGGGCGATCACATCTTCAAGCACACCACCTCCACCTGTCCCCACTGCCTGTCGCTGGTGCGCGCCGAGGTGGTCATCCGCGAGGGACAGGTCTTCTTCAAGAAGACGTGCGAGAAGTGCGGCCCGTCCGAGGCGCTCGTCTCGGAGGATGCGAAGTACTACGTGAAGGCCTACTCCTTCGCGCGCGCCGGCACCGAGCCGCTGAAGTTCGCCGCCGAGGTGAAGCACGGCTGCCCCACGGACTGTGGAACGTGCGGTGACCACGAGCAGCACACGTGTCTGCCCATCGTGGAGATCACCGACCACTGCAACCTCGAGTGCCCCATCTGCATCGTCAACAACCAGTACGCCAACCACCTGGACCCCGAGGTCTTCCGGAGCATGGTGGACACGCTGGTGCGCAACGAGGGCCAGTGCGAGTCGATCGCGCTCTCGGGCGGCGAGCCCACGAGCCACCCCAAGCTGTTCGAGCTGATCGAGATCGCCAACCGTCCGGAGATCGGCCGCGTGGTGGTCATCACCAACGGCCTGCGGCTGGGGAGGGACCGGGCCTTCGCCGAGCGCCTGAAGGAGACGGGGGCCTACGTGGGCCTGCAGTTCGACGGTTTCACCGCCGACACCCACGAAAAGATCCGCGGCCGGGACTTGTGCAAGGAGAAGGCTGCGGCGCTGGCGATGATCAAGGAGCTGAAGCTGCCCACGCAGCTCATCTTCGTGGCGACGCGCGGGGCGAACGAGCACCAGATCGGCCAGATGGTGGAGCTGTTCCTCTCCGAGGACCACTTCCTGTCGCTCAACTTCCAGCCGGCGGCCTTCACGGGCTTCGGAGGCGGGCGCTTCCCGCATGACCCGATGGACCGGCTCACCATCCCGGGCGTCATCAAGGCCATCGAGGAGCAGACGCAGGGCAAGCTGAAGATGAGCGACTTCTCGCCCCTGCCCTGCTCGCATCCGCAGTGCGTGTCGCTGACGTACCTGCTGCGTATGGATGATGGCAGCTACATGCCGTTCGGTCGCTTCGTGGACTTCAAGCAGCACGGCACGCTGCTGCGCTCGTCGGCGACCCTGGGGGCCTCGCCGGAGATCCATGACGCGCTCAGCGACGTCATCCACGACGTGTTCGCCCGGCAGGACGAGGTCGAGCGCGGCCCGGAGGTCCTCAAGGCGCTGCGGCGCTCGCTGGACGTGATGTTCCCGGACCGGCCGGTCTCCGCGAAGGAGGCGGTGCGGATCGGCGAGCAGCAGGCCAAGTCCATCTTCCTGCACCACTACATGGACCGGCACGACTTCGACCTGGAGCGGCTGCGCAAGTGCTGCCACCACTACCCGCAGGTGGACGGGCGCATCATGCCGGCATGCGGCTTCAACATGTTCCACCGTGGCGCCGCGAAGGGGCCCGAGACACCGACCGCCCCCTGGGGCAAGAAGCCCTGGTCGATGCCGCTCCCGGTCCTGCCATGA